The following are encoded together in the Phocoena sinus isolate mPhoSin1 chromosome 11, mPhoSin1.pri, whole genome shotgun sequence genome:
- the CNBP gene encoding cellular nucleic acid-binding protein isoform X3 produces the protein MSSNECFKCGRSGHWARECPTGGGRGRGMRSRGRGFQFVSSSLPDICYRCGESGHLAKDCDLQEDEACYNCGRGGHIAKDCKEPKREREQCCYNCGKPGHLARDCDHADEQKCYSCGEFGHIQKDCTKVKCYRCGETGHVAINCSKTSEVNCYRCGESGHLARECTIEATA, from the exons ATGAGCAGTAATGAATGCTTCAAGTGTGGACGATCTGGCCACTGGGCCCGGGAATGCCCCACTGGTGGGGGCCGTGGTCGTGGAATGAGAAGCCGTGGCAGAG GTTTCCAGTTTGTTTCCTCATCGCTTCCAGACATCTGTTACCGCTGTGGTGAGTCTGGTCACCTTGCCAAGGATTGTGATCTGCAGGAGGATG aAGCCTGCTATAACTGCGGCCGGGGAGGTCACATTGCCAAGGACTGCAAGGAGCCCAAGCGGGAGCGAGAGCAGTGCTGCTACAACTGCGGCAAACCTGGCCACCTGGCCCGCGACTGTGACCACGCAGACGAGCAGAAGTGCTATTCTTGCGGAGAGTTCGGACACATTCAGAAAGACTGCACCAAAGTGAAGTGCTATAG GTGTGGCGAGACTGGTCATGTAGCCATCAACTGCAGCAAGACGAGTGAAGTCAACTGTTACCGCTGTGGCGAGTCAGGGCACCTTGCACGGGAGTGCACGATCGAGGCCACGGCTTAA
- the CNBP gene encoding cellular nucleic acid-binding protein isoform X4: MSSNECFKCGRSGHWARECPTGGGRGRGMRSRGRGFQFVSSSLPDICYRCGESGHLAKDCDLQEDACYNCGRGGHIAKDCKEPKREREQCCYNCGKPGHLARDCDHADEQKCYSCGEFGHIQKDCTKVKCYRCGETGHVAINCSKTSEVNCYRCGESGHLARECTIEATA; the protein is encoded by the exons ATGAGCAGTAATGAATGCTTCAAGTGTGGACGATCTGGCCACTGGGCCCGGGAATGCCCCACTGGTGGGGGCCGTGGTCGTGGAATGAGAAGCCGTGGCAGAG GTTTCCAGTTTGTTTCCTCATCGCTTCCAGACATCTGTTACCGCTGTGGTGAGTCTGGTCACCTTGCCAAGGATTGTGATCTGCAGGAGGATG CCTGCTATAACTGCGGCCGGGGAGGTCACATTGCCAAGGACTGCAAGGAGCCCAAGCGGGAGCGAGAGCAGTGCTGCTACAACTGCGGCAAACCTGGCCACCTGGCCCGCGACTGTGACCACGCAGACGAGCAGAAGTGCTATTCTTGCGGAGAGTTCGGACACATTCAGAAAGACTGCACCAAAGTGAAGTGCTATAG GTGTGGCGAGACTGGTCATGTAGCCATCAACTGCAGCAAGACGAGTGAAGTCAACTGTTACCGCTGTGGCGAGTCAGGGCACCTTGCACGGGAGTGCACGATCGAGGCCACGGCTTAA
- the CNBP gene encoding cellular nucleic acid-binding protein isoform X2 — translation MSSNECFKCGRSGHWARECPTGGGRGRGMRSRGRGGFTSDRGFQFVSSSLPDICYRCGESGHLAKDCDLQEDACYNCGRGGHIAKDCKEPKREREQCCYNCGKPGHLARDCDHADEQKCYSCGEFGHIQKDCTKVKCYRCGETGHVAINCSKTSEVNCYRCGESGHLARECTIEATA, via the exons ATGAGCAGTAATGAATGCTTCAAGTGTGGACGATCTGGCCACTGGGCCCGGGAATGCCCCACTGGTGGGGGCCGTGGTCGTGGAATGAGAAGCCGTGGCAGAGGTGGTTTTACCTCGGATAGAG GTTTCCAGTTTGTTTCCTCATCGCTTCCAGACATCTGTTACCGCTGTGGTGAGTCTGGTCACCTTGCCAAGGATTGTGATCTGCAGGAGGATG CCTGCTATAACTGCGGCCGGGGAGGTCACATTGCCAAGGACTGCAAGGAGCCCAAGCGGGAGCGAGAGCAGTGCTGCTACAACTGCGGCAAACCTGGCCACCTGGCCCGCGACTGTGACCACGCAGACGAGCAGAAGTGCTATTCTTGCGGAGAGTTCGGACACATTCAGAAAGACTGCACCAAAGTGAAGTGCTATAG GTGTGGCGAGACTGGTCATGTAGCCATCAACTGCAGCAAGACGAGTGAAGTCAACTGTTACCGCTGTGGCGAGTCAGGGCACCTTGCACGGGAGTGCACGATCGAGGCCACGGCTTAA
- the CNBP gene encoding cellular nucleic acid-binding protein isoform X1, whose protein sequence is MSSNECFKCGRSGHWARECPTGGGRGRGMRSRGRGGFTSDRGFQFVSSSLPDICYRCGESGHLAKDCDLQEDEACYNCGRGGHIAKDCKEPKREREQCCYNCGKPGHLARDCDHADEQKCYSCGEFGHIQKDCTKVKCYRCGETGHVAINCSKTSEVNCYRCGESGHLARECTIEATA, encoded by the exons ATGAGCAGTAATGAATGCTTCAAGTGTGGACGATCTGGCCACTGGGCCCGGGAATGCCCCACTGGTGGGGGCCGTGGTCGTGGAATGAGAAGCCGTGGCAGAGGTGGTTTTACCTCGGATAGAG GTTTCCAGTTTGTTTCCTCATCGCTTCCAGACATCTGTTACCGCTGTGGTGAGTCTGGTCACCTTGCCAAGGATTGTGATCTGCAGGAGGATG aAGCCTGCTATAACTGCGGCCGGGGAGGTCACATTGCCAAGGACTGCAAGGAGCCCAAGCGGGAGCGAGAGCAGTGCTGCTACAACTGCGGCAAACCTGGCCACCTGGCCCGCGACTGTGACCACGCAGACGAGCAGAAGTGCTATTCTTGCGGAGAGTTCGGACACATTCAGAAAGACTGCACCAAAGTGAAGTGCTATAG GTGTGGCGAGACTGGTCATGTAGCCATCAACTGCAGCAAGACGAGTGAAGTCAACTGTTACCGCTGTGGCGAGTCAGGGCACCTTGCACGGGAGTGCACGATCGAGGCCACGGCTTAA
- the ISY1 gene encoding pre-mRNA-splicing factor ISY1 homolog isoform X1 — translation MARNAEKAMTALARFRQAQLEEGKVKERRPFLASECTELPKAEKWRRQIIGEISKKVAQIQNAGLGEFRIRDLNDEINKLLREKGHWEARIKELGGPDYGKVGPKMLDHEGKEVPGNRGYKYFGAAKDLPGVRELFEREPLPPPRKTRAELMKAIDFEYYGYLDEDDGVIVPLEQEYEKKLRAELVDKWKAEREARLARGEEEEEEEEEADIYAVADQESDEEGGQEKGGEDGQQKFIAHVPVPSQQEIEEALVRRKKMELLQKYTSETLQAQSEEARRLLGY, via the exons ATG GCCCGAAATGCGGAAAAGGCCAT GACGGCCTTAGCAAGATTTCGCCAAGCTCAGCTGGAAGAGGGAAAAGTAAAG GAACGAAGACCCTTCCTCGCCTCGGAGTGTACTGAGCTGCCCAAAGCCGAGAAGTGGAGACGACAG atcATTGGAGAGATCTCAAAAAAAGTGGCTCAAATTCAGAATG CTGGTCTAGGTGAATTCCGAATTCGTGACCTGAATGATGAAATTAACAAGCTGCTAAGAGAGAAGGGACACTGGGAGGCCCGGATCAAGGAGCTGGGTGGTCCTGACTATGGG AAAGTTGGCCCTAAAATGCTGGATCATGAAGGGAAAGAAGTCCCAGGAAATCGAGGTTACAAGTACTTCGGAGCAGCGAAAGACTTGCCTGGCGTCAGAGAACTGTTTGAGAGAGAAC CTCTTCCTCCTCCAAGAAAGACGCGCGCTGAGCTCATGAAGGCGATCGATTTTGAATACTACGGTTACCTAGATGAAGACGATGGTGTTATTGTGCCTTTGGAACAGGAATATGAAAAGAAAC TCAGAGCCGAGTTAGTGGACAAgtggaaagcagagagagaggccCGGCTGgcaagaggggaggaggaggaggaggaggaggaggaggccgaCATCTACGCCGTTGCCGACCAGGAG TCTGATGAGGAGGGCGGccaggagaaaggaggggaggacGGGCAGCAGAAGTTCATCGCTCACGTCCCGGTGCCGTCGCAGCAAGAG ATCGAGGAGGCGCTCGTGCGGAGGAAGAAGATGGAGCTCCTTCAGAAGTACACCAGCGAGACGCTGCAGGCCCAGAGCGAGGAGGCCAGGCGGCTCCTGGGCTACTAG
- the ISY1 gene encoding pre-mRNA-splicing factor ISY1 homolog isoform X2, translating to MARNAEKAMTALARFRQAQLEEGKVKERRPFLASECTELPKAEKWRRQIIGEISKKVAQIQNAGLGEFRIRDLNDEINKLLREKGHWEARIKELGGPDYGKVGPKMLDHEGKEVPGNRGYKYFGAAKDLPGVRELFERELRAELVDKWKAEREARLARGEEEEEEEEEADIYAVADQESDEEGGQEKGGEDGQQKFIAHVPVPSQQEIEEALVRRKKMELLQKYTSETLQAQSEEARRLLGY from the exons ATG GCCCGAAATGCGGAAAAGGCCAT GACGGCCTTAGCAAGATTTCGCCAAGCTCAGCTGGAAGAGGGAAAAGTAAAG GAACGAAGACCCTTCCTCGCCTCGGAGTGTACTGAGCTGCCCAAAGCCGAGAAGTGGAGACGACAG atcATTGGAGAGATCTCAAAAAAAGTGGCTCAAATTCAGAATG CTGGTCTAGGTGAATTCCGAATTCGTGACCTGAATGATGAAATTAACAAGCTGCTAAGAGAGAAGGGACACTGGGAGGCCCGGATCAAGGAGCTGGGTGGTCCTGACTATGGG AAAGTTGGCCCTAAAATGCTGGATCATGAAGGGAAAGAAGTCCCAGGAAATCGAGGTTACAAGTACTTCGGAGCAGCGAAAGACTTGCCTGGCGTCAGAGAACTGTTTGAGAGAGAAC TCAGAGCCGAGTTAGTGGACAAgtggaaagcagagagagaggccCGGCTGgcaagaggggaggaggaggaggaggaggaggaggaggccgaCATCTACGCCGTTGCCGACCAGGAG TCTGATGAGGAGGGCGGccaggagaaaggaggggaggacGGGCAGCAGAAGTTCATCGCTCACGTCCCGGTGCCGTCGCAGCAAGAG ATCGAGGAGGCGCTCGTGCGGAGGAAGAAGATGGAGCTCCTTCAGAAGTACACCAGCGAGACGCTGCAGGCCCAGAGCGAGGAGGCCAGGCGGCTCCTGGGCTACTAG